The following proteins come from a genomic window of Acidobacteriota bacterium:
- a CDS encoding glycosyl transferase, which translates to MKLVTSRRFAVDVNKTLRRLSIILPVYNERATVATTLERVLQAASPLELELVIVDDFSRDGTREILPELVHRVQETFGAQIKLVLHDHNQGKGAALRTGFKYASGDVLLIQDADLEYDPRDYSRLLEPILEGFADVVFGNRFHGGSHRVLYFWHYVSNQGLTFFCNMLTNLNLTDMEVGYKVFRREVLDALQFRSNRFGFEPEFTIKVARLGCRIYEVPIRYHGRTYEEGKKITWRDGVAAVWHILKFRFFE; encoded by the coding sequence ATGAAACTCGTGACTTCCCGACGCTTCGCTGTTGACGTCAACAAAACACTACGGCGGTTATCGATTATTCTTCCGGTCTACAACGAGAGGGCAACCGTGGCCACTACGCTAGAGAGAGTTCTTCAGGCGGCTTCTCCCTTGGAACTTGAACTCGTGATTGTGGACGACTTTTCGCGAGATGGCACGCGTGAGATCCTTCCCGAATTAGTACACCGAGTGCAGGAGACTTTTGGCGCGCAAATCAAACTCGTGCTGCATGATCATAATCAGGGCAAAGGGGCTGCCCTGCGTACAGGGTTTAAGTATGCCTCTGGCGACGTGCTTCTGATTCAGGACGCCGACCTTGAATATGATCCACGCGATTATTCACGGCTGCTGGAGCCCATCCTTGAAGGCTTTGCTGACGTGGTTTTCGGCAATCGCTTCCACGGAGGCTCCCATCGCGTCCTTTATTTCTGGCACTACGTGAGCAATCAAGGTTTGACATTTTTCTGCAACATGCTTACCAACCTGAACCTCACCGACATGGAGGTCGGATACAAAGTCTTTCGCCGCGAGGTGCTTGACGCACTGCAGTTCCGCAGCAACCGTTTTGGTTTCGAACCGGAGTTCACGATCAAAGTCGCCCGTCTGGGCTGCCGCATCTATGAAGTTCCGATCCGCTATCACGGCCGCACTTACGAGGAAGGCAAAAAGATTACGTGGCGCGATGGCGTGGCCGCAGTGTGGCACATCCTGAAGTTCCGGTTCTTTGAATGA